Within Urocitellus parryii isolate mUroPar1 chromosome 10, mUroPar1.hap1, whole genome shotgun sequence, the genomic segment TTAACTAATTACTGatcttgtcttattttttagtttatcattGTGGGCTATAATTTGGATTTTAAGTGTTTCCCAAAGGCTAGTGTGTTAAAGCCTTAGTTATATCAGCTTAGTACTCCTGGGAGGGTTGGAAACTTTAAAAGGTGGAGCCTATGGGCAGGTCTTCCAGTCATGCAGGCATATCTCTGATGGGGATAGTGGAACTacagtcccttcctctttcttctcttttgtggCCCTTCCAGGAAGTGAGTGACTTTTCTTTGTCATACACACCCCCACCATAATGTGCTGCTTTACCATGAGCCATAAAACAATAGACCAACTGATGATGGATTGAAACTggcaaaactgtgaaccaaaaaaaacttttcctctttttaggtTGGTTCCCTCCAGAATTTTGTCATAGTAATGAAAACCTAACACAtcatttaattcacatttttctaaaactttaagTATGTGatactttattatataaattcACCATTAATGAATTAACTGTACTCACTttgggagaaaataaatgagttgtcaatttttgttattatcaAAATTGTCATAAACAATTTTGCACTCAAAATTTTTGCACTTcacatatcttatttttttctagaaatggaatttcCTGCTTAAAAGGTCTTtgaattatcaaattattttagaaagataaagCAAATCTGGATTCTTGCCATTCGGGTGTCTACCTCAAGTGCGTATCTTGTCAGCACCAAGTATTGTCATTATTTAGAATTAGGGAGATTCTACACTTACAGTGATGCTTCCTTCATCTCATGTTTTCAAATATCTTCTTGTTTATACTGTTGAGCAGTATCTATTCACATCCTAATTCTACACTTTTTAAGATAAGTAATATTTAGTGTGGTGCTATGGTCTGAACATTTCTTCTATATAAAtgcatgtgttggaaacttatcATCATCCTGATGATATTAGGAAGTGGGAATTTCTAGGTGATTTAATCTTGATGGTAGAGCCTTCACGAATGGTACTAGCGACATTATCCAAGAGACTCCACAGAGCTACCTTATCCCTTCTACCATCTGAAGATTTAAGAGAAGGTGTCATTTATGGGGCAGACAGGAGGCCCTCAGCAGACATATCATTTGCTGGTATGTCTGAACATTCTAGCCTCCACAACtgtaagaaatgaatttctgGTATTTATAAGTCACTCTGTTTGTGGCATTTTATTAGAGCAGCCTGAATGTGACAGCAGGCAATTTCTAACTTTTGAGTATAAAGATTATTCCTACCCACAAAATGCTAAACTGAGAATCTCTCCTAagtaaacaacataaaaattgaaaatacttaTGTGATTGTATATCTCctacaataatatttataatagtgaaaaaagTCACAAGTAAATGTCCATTAATATTGAAGTGGTTATAAATAATATACCTGTAgagtaaaatatttgattttagaaaAAGAGGCTTATATAAGTTGCTACTgataaaatgttaagtaaaatatattagaattaaagggcatttaaaacttttaatatggaaaaaattctgctatatatgtttaataatgttagttaaaaatcttttttttctactaaaattttaaaaggaaagagaaggaggtaaatcataaaatatttaaagtattgatTGTTAACTTTTGGAGTTAgggatgctttttattttcttttttggaatttcCATTATTTTGGGAGTTTCACCATGCTATACTTCTCCTAGTTTCCTTCTTAATCCATACTAgattaacacatttattttaaaacatctgtttatatcttcattaaaaatagttattttcagtTACATTGCCAACAACCTAACCTCTACTTATCAGTTCTTTTAACATCCCTTAactgaaagaattaaatgaaaacaccAAACAAGAGAGGAGTCCTGTTTCACGAGTTcactttttcaaaaggaaaagtttCATTTAGCTTTAGTTTAGGaccaaatgaaaagaacaaataaaaatgttttaagaaggagaaaaaaatgtggaagagAAAGACATCTAAagtggcacattttttttttttactttgtaactTAATAATAAGAAATCCAAACTGTGTGACCaaataattcatcttttaaattcttaCCACACCAATTAAAGTTATGCTATAGCTTAGTGCATCCTTTCAGGGCAGCCTAATTTCTCAATAAAGGTCGGTTCGTACAACCTTGATGCATACCTGTCAAAAGATGGCTTCTCTCCACAATCGAAGGCATCCTGGAGCTCCTTGACAAGATTAGCTTGGCCTGGCAGGCGAAAGAGACCCTCTTCTTTCAGCCCCCTTTGTCGGATAAAGTCCACACACTGCTCCACCAGCATTGGAGCCAGACGGTTCCCATATCTCTTCTCGTAGCGGACAGTGTCTTCTAGTTTCTGTCCAAAAATACCTAGAAAAAATAAGGAATCACAGTGAATTTGAGTAATTtatctcttcatattttatttcgttttaaaattcaatatccaGGAAAAACAAAGAGTAGCATGCTAGTGAGCACTGGACATTTGTATTTCACATTATTATACAACCAAATTCATGTTTAATTCTTCAAATGGAAATGCTTTTCCTAATGCTGCTCCTTTCTGCTGTACTCCATCTGTAGCTCAAAGCCATCATAGAAATACTAAGTTCAGGATATTCACTTTGAAGTAAGAACTATAATATACGTAATTTGAATTtgagggtttctttttctttgaggaaGGGATTTAAAAGCTAAATGGAGAAATTTTTTGAATAGTCAAATTTGGCTTTGGTTACAGTTTTGTCTGTATGCTCAATTTGAATTTGTAGTTCAAACactgttcatttctcttttctctttttgtttttaatcaagtTGTAATGCCATGACTGTAATTAAAGTGATAacactaggaaaagaaaaacggAATGTTCTGCCATATAAAATATTCCAGACAATGTTTACTCCTTACAACATTAAGCTATTAATTTATTTGGAAGGTGATAATTAAGTTATGAAGTGGTGAATACTAAAAGTGGTGAGGTGGAGTCATGGTGGTTTGCTCTGGCAGAGGATATGTTATCATTTACCTTGTCTGTAATAAAGAGCAGgcagatttttagttttattgctgACTTTAAAATATCTACAAACAAGGCATTCCTTGGTGTACGACCCTGGGACTGAACAGCCTGAGTATTCTACCCTTGGTATCCCATTAATAAAGAGACAATgcttctaaaatatattaatagtagGCAGTAACTTTGCAAAGATGTTCAACTTGTGAGAAAAGGTGAGATGGGGGCAAATGTGTTACTTCAACTTTTCCCCATGAAATGAATATCATTAAATAGTTTTAATGATCTAATAAGTTTCATAAAAAGCGGAGAACAATAAATGCTATGTGTTGAAATTTGGAATCCTCCAAAATGTTTGGGAAATTATTTAACAGTCATTAGGTTAAGGATTTATAACAACTAGAGATGCTTTGCCTCTCCACctatcaaataatttatttatggaTTCAGGAATGCCAAACCATCATAGTCTAAGCAATAAAGACTTGCCACCAAAGGGAATGTTCTTAGCCTAGATAaatacaataacaacaaacaaaatggTTCTATACCTAGTATCAATCTAGTACTAGAGGAagtcatatatatttcttttaggaaGCAAGGTTGAGTGACCTAATATTACTCAAGCACATACAAAACAGATTTtgtaaaggacattttttttaaggaaagcaaaGATTAGACAAGGTAAAAGCTTTAATGAGCTTAACCTGTAGACTTTAGAATAAGCAGTTCCTTGATAATGGCATATCAAACATTATTCAGTAACTCAACAGCCTCACTCCTATTTTCTTTTGGCATCTCTACTTGAGAaggtaggaaaataaataacttctcCCACTTCTCCTACAGTGAGGTGATGTTAAGGAATGGTGCTGCCAAGAAGTATCATGGTACCTTTAGGAAGCTTATTTTACTTGGGGAATAGAAAGCCAGAATTGCCAATATCTCCCgtttcctgtctttctttctttccttccttccttccttagtactgaagattgaacccaggggtgctaaaccactgagccacatcctcagcccattttatttttttattttgagaggctgaggctggctttgaacttgtgatccttcttcctcagcctccagagccattgggattacaggcatgtggcactgcgcccagccctgttttttgttCTTAATGAGCTAAGAGTGGGAAAAGTATAACTTGAAGAGAAATCAAGATGTAGTTATCAAAAGAAAGGTAACAGGTTCTGGGTGGTAATAACAACAACTACTACAAAAAGCAAGGCAAGTATGAGATAAAGAGGTATCAACAAGAACTTTAGGAGGACCAGGAATTAGGGCATGTTTTCTCTCCAGGGTTTGGAATCATCACttggatacatatatttttattcaaccTTTAATTGATATGTTAAAAACTATACATATCTGTGGGGTACCTTGTGAGGACTCAAAGCAAGTACACATTGTGTTAAGGCTTAAATAAGATTAAATGTATCtatttccttaaacatttatcacttACTTTTAGTGAAAACATTGAAAGtcctttattttagatttttgaaatGTACTGCACATTACTGTTACTATAGTCATCCTACCGTGCaacagcacaccagaacttcttgctcctagCTAACTATAACATTGCAGCTATTGATTAACCTCTCTTCATCCCTCTGGTATAAaccattctattctcaacttcCATGAGATCAACTCCTTTAGATTCCACTTGTGTGATCACAGGGTACTTGTTTATCTGTGtcctgcttatttcacttaacataacaaTCTTAactttcatccatgttgtcaaggaaaggatttcattctttttattgctaaaaaGTATTCTGTGGTATatatttactacattttctttatccattcattggtcCATGGATGCttagtttatttccatttcttgtctATTGTTTACAATGCTGGAATAAACATGGAAGTACAGATGTCTCCTCagcatactgatttcatttcctctgagTATATAAATACCAACAGAGGGAATGgtggtaatttgattttttattttttgaggcacctacttattgttttccataatggctgtactaatttacattcccactgcCAGTGTACAAGGgtttcccttttctccatgtcctcttgttatcttttgtctttttgatgatagccattcttactgaagtgtagtgtctcattgtggttttgatttgcattttccagatGACTAGTGATGTAGAGCATTTTATCACATACATGTTGGtaatttgtatgtcttctctTTAGGAATGTCTATTTGTGTCTATTGCCAAActtttaatgagtttttttttctatttagttatctgggttccttatatattctagatattaatatcttttcaaatatatagTCAAATTgcaaatttgcaaatatattcttctATTCTATAGGCTGTTTCTTCACTCTAATTCCCTTTGCTGTGCAGGAACATTTTAgcttgatgtaatcccatttatcTATTTTGCATTGTGGATCTTGTGCTTTTGAGGTCTTATCCAAAAAAATTCTTGCCTATTCCACTGCCCTAAAATGttttccccatgttttcttcttgaaGTTTGATAATTTTGGACCTCACATTTAAGTCTTCAaatgagtttaatttcatttttgtagcTGATAAAAAATAGGGTCTAGTTTCATCCTTTTGCATAcagatatccaattttcccagtcatctttatttaaaatattgtcctTTCTCCAATGCAAGTTCTTagtattgaaaatcagttggctgtagCTGTAAGGAATGACTCTTTGGCTCTCTATTGATCTTTGGTGTCTGTTTTATCCTAATACCATTCTGTATTGATTATTATAGCTAtctagtatattttgaagttcttttttcAATTATAACTGTCACTTTCTAGTAATTTATAATATTAGTAAATTCTTTAAATGAGTTAAATAGTtacctttattattcttttaaaaatgagaatagttAAGCTCTACTTAGTTATACCATGAATGCCACCAGTAGTTCACCTGCATTTCTCTCAGGTAAAGTTCACAGCATCCCATGAGTTCACAGGACCCTTACTATAATTTCATAGCCAAGGAGCTTGAACTAGGAAACACACAGCTAGTAACTGGAGGGGCCAAGATTTGCTCATGGTGGTGGGATTTCAGAATCACACTGTAGTTATGTAATGGCTGAAGACAGTGATGGAGGAAGAATCCTGCCACTTTCTGGCTTTCTGATCTCAGCCCCTTCCCTCACTATGCTGAGAAAAGGTGAATTGAGGGaaagatcagaagaaaaaaatggagaaggaaaaatcTGTGGCACTTCTGTGACCATGCTGCCCAAGGAAACAATTTATTTATGTAAAGCTGATGCCTATTTAGCAACAGTATATAGGAAAGGTAAAACATGTAGAGACTTTGCACATATGTTTAGAAATTCCCATGGAAAATTATAGCTTTCTTCTGTAGGATTGGTCTTACAAAAAATTAGTAAAGACTTTTAAGAGGTGTGTACTCCCAATTCTGAGGCCTTGCAAATAGAATGTGCCCAGAGTGTCTGGCTGGCAGTGGTAGGAATGGGTCAACCTCCTCCATAAGAATATCCTTTGTAAGGAAAGTtattaatggagaaaaatgattttaaaaaacactttatttaaaattttctttgaaggaGCAGtgcaatttcaaattttaaaatgaacagaaaagccCAAAGGTCCTATGCTATCCCTAACTAGCAGCATGGGGAAAGGACACATTGATTAGTAGATTATTAGCAAAGTTATTCCCTGTGGTGTTGGTTATGCAAACAATCAAATTATGCCCATCTATCTTCCTGGTGAGGTTTCACACTCCCTGACAGTACTGTCCCTGGAATTTCTGGGTGACAAAGGTATGTCATGCATACTTCCCCTGAAAGCACATGGTGCCATAAAACATCAGCCAGGAAGTGACTTTTTGCTGGACTGAAAAAGTAAATCACACAGGTGAATTTATTATACCTGTGGGAAGCTCTTTCATCTGGAGTGTGTGAGACAAATTCCTAACACCTTCAGGATCTGTGAGACTTCTCCTTAACATATGATTCATGCACCCAATAGCTTGGGGCAGCCTGTCAGGTTAGAGAGTGTGATCAGGTTAATATATCCAAATTCCatcctttctaaaaataaataaacaaatacaaagccAAATGTTCTTGGACACTCCATGCCCTGTAGGTACATAACAATACTCTTTGCTCCTTGATTCCTAGTTAAGCATAACTCTGGCTCCATATCACCATTTTCTATCCATTTGTAATCTATTATTATTTGACTGATTCTGTCATTCGACTAAGTGGCATTTTCTGACCATCACCAACAACTTCCTAATGGCCATATCACTGACAACcatgtttgtgttttttattactttatgCCTCACTTCCCCTAAAACTCTCAATCTCACTCTTATTCCTGACACTTCCtatttacatagttcttgatTCTTAGAAGATCCCAGTCTCTTGCTTAATGATGAGACCAGTAGGATTGGTCTTGCAAAAAATTAGTAAGGACTTCTAAGAGATTAGTTAAGCTCTACTTAGTTAAGCTCTACCTAGTTTAAGGATTATCTAAATTCtctccccag encodes:
- the LOC144257163 gene encoding rho GTPase-activating protein 24-like — translated: MGGDRDRMTANHESYLLMASTQNDMEDWVKSIRRVIWGPFGGGIFGQKLEDTVRYEKRYGNRLAPMLVEQCVDFIRQRGLKEEGLFRLPGQANLVKELQDAFDCGEKPSFDRYASRLYEPTFIEKLGCPERMH